TGGTACAAATTTATCCAGGTACTTCTCAGGTTGCTCAAAACAGAAGAAACTTCACTAACCCTGAACACGAGTTAGAAAAGTTAAGAGAAATTTCTGATGAAGACGTAGTAAAAATATTAGGTCACAAAGCTCCAGGTGAAGAATACAAATCAGTTCACCCACCATTAGATGAAATGGATGAGCCAGATGACAGTGTAAGAGAATTAGTAACCCCTATTGATGGTGCAAAAGCAGGAGACAGGATTAGATACATCCAATTCGTAGACTCCATGTACTTCGCTCCAGCTCAACCTTTCTTAAGAGCTAGATCTTACTTATCCAGATTCAGAGGAATCGATACCGGTACATTATCCGGAAGACAAGTAGTTGAAGCAAGAGAAAGAGACTTAGAAAAACTCTCAAAAACACTCTTAGAAACCGAATACTTCGATACCGCAAGAACCGGTATTAGAGGTGCAGGTGTACACGGTCACTCCTTAAGATTAGATGAAAACGGTTTAATGTTCGACATGCTCAGAAGACAAGTATTCAACAAAGAAACCGGTAACGTTGAAATGGTTAAAGACCAAGTTGGTAGAGAATTAGACGAACCTGTAGTCTTAGGTGAACCATTAGACGAAGAAACTTTAAGAGCAAAAACCACTATTTACAGAATAGATGGTGAAGCATACAAAGACGACGTAGAAGCTGTAAAAGTATGTCAAAGAATACACGTTTCCAGGTCCTTTGGTGCATTCAATCCAGTAACAGGATGGTAGATTAATATGGCTGATAAAAAATTCTTAGATGCAATGAAAAAGAAATTCAGTGAAGACCCAACTGAAAAAAGAACCCAATTCTACAACATGGGTGGT
This is a stretch of genomic DNA from Methanobrevibacter sp.. It encodes these proteins:
- the mcrG gene encoding coenzyme-B sulfoethylthiotransferase subunit gamma, producing MVQIYPGTSQVAQNRRNFTNPEHELEKLREISDEDVVKILGHKAPGEEYKSVHPPLDEMDEPDDSVRELVTPIDGAKAGDRIRYIQFVDSMYFAPAQPFLRARSYLSRFRGIDTGTLSGRQVVEARERDLEKLSKTLLETEYFDTARTGIRGAGVHGHSLRLDENGLMFDMLRRQVFNKETGNVEMVKDQVGRELDEPVVLGEPLDEETLRAKTTIYRIDGEAYKDDVEAVKVCQRIHVSRSFGAFNPVTGW